The following are encoded in a window of Panicum virgatum strain AP13 chromosome 5N, P.virgatum_v5, whole genome shotgun sequence genomic DNA:
- the LOC120674194 gene encoding jacalin-related lectin 3-like has protein sequence MNRGILVITQVSESSSSVAFGLLRPPLVLVILVSSSPGTSWYNLNSLCQALGALFGQRNMSFRGSTGKNSTPVGPWGGLAGDPWDDGVNSGVRQIIIAHGVVIDSIQIEYDLRGGSVWSEKHGTASGNSKTDQVKLEYPHEVLTSISGCYGALGTSVVIRSLTFQSNCSMYGPFGTEQGTSFSLPVSSGKIVGFHGRSGSCLHSIGCHLNKENNTKLSKNAPSALRSITKSYDRNGYRYADGSAGYDMVLAVKDRCDNYSALTSSLPKEQYPHPSQMNKMVSIPSFYSDNGTMTISTPVRFGPWGGNSGTIFDDGIYTGVRQINLTRGLGISSMKVLYDRNGQAIWGDKRGTSGGSRPEKVVFDFPSEILTHITGYFGSTMIMGPTVIKSLTFHTTKKSHGPFGDEHGTFFSSCLTDGRIVGFHGRAGWYIDSIGVHVLEGKVLSQRVDTEITGTSPSGHSDMLALARREIGDEVTYGVVKEPIPIGPGPWGGDGGKPWDDGVYTGVKQIYIMRSDFIGSIQIEYDRSGQSIWSTKHGNGGQITHRIKLDYPHEVLICIYGYYNNCVEEGPRVLRSITLVSSRGKYGPFGDEIGAYFTSATTEGKVVGFHGRSSLYLDAIGVHMQHWLGDVKTTTASNSKYYISRYLF, from the exons ATGAACCGAGGGATTTTGGTGATCACCCAAGTCAGCGAATCGAGTTCTTCTGTAGCTTTCGGGCTTCTTCGACC GCCTTTGGTTCTAGTCATCCTAGTGAGCTCGTCACCAGGCACTAGTTGGTACAATCTTAATTCTCTCTGTCAGGCGTTGGGGGCTTTGTTTGGACAACGGAACATG AGCTTCAGAGGCTCAACGGGGAAGAATTCAACGCCGGTCGGGCCATGGGGAGGTTTAGCAGGAGACCCATGGGACGATGGTGTCAACTCTGGGGTACGCCAGATCATCATCGCTCATGGTGTGGTCATTGATTCCATACAGATCGAGTATGACCTGAGAGGAGGTTCAGTCTGGTCAGAGAAGCATGGAACTGCGAGTGGAAACTCAAAAACCGATCAG GTGAAACTTGAATACCCTCACGAAGTTCTCACATCTATCAGTGGCTGCTATGGCGCATTGGGAACCTCAGTTGTCATAAGGTCACTAACCTTTCAGAGCAACTGCTCCATGTACGGGCCTTTTGGCACCGAGCAAGGAACATCCTTCTCACTCCCGGTATCCAGCGGCAAGATCGTCGGCTTTCATGGGCGATCCGGGTCTTGCCTTCATTCCATAGGCTGCCATCTCAACAAAGAGAATAACACTAAGCTATCGAAAAATGCGCCATCTGCGCTTCGGAGCATAACAAAATCTTATGACAGGAACGGTTACAGGTATGCGGATGGGAGTGCTGGGTATGACATGGTTCTTGCAGTGAAGGACAGATGTGACAACTACAGTGCCCTGACCAGCAGTCTTCCGAAGGAGCAGTATCCTCATCCATCTCAGATGAACAAG ATGGTATCAATTCCTAGTTTCTATTCGGATAATGGGACCATGACCATAAGCACCCCAGTGAGATTTGGTCCCTGGGGTGGAAACAGTGGAACCATATTTGATGATGGAATTTACACTGGTGTCCGACAAATCAATTTGACACGGGGGCTAGGAATATCTTCCATGAAGGTTCTCTATGATCGAAACGGGCAGGCGATATGGGGCGATAAGCGTGGAACCAGTGGGGGATCTAGACCTGAAAAG GTAGTATTTGATTTTCCATCAGAGATCTTGACTCATATAACCGGTTACTTTGGCTCGACGATGATCATGGGACCGACGGTGATCAAATCACTCACATTCCACACGACAAAGAAGAGCCATGGACCATTTGGGGATGAACATGGCACGTTCTTCTCCAGCTGCTTGACCGATGGAAGGATAGTAGGATTCCATGGCAGGGCGGGATGGTATATCGATAGCATTGGAGTTCATGTTCTGGAAGGCAAGGTGTTATCACAGAGAGTTGACACAGAAATAACTGGCACAAGCCCATCTGGACACTCCGATATGCTTGCACTAGCACGGAGAGAAATTGGAGATGAG GTTACATATGGTGTAGTGAAAGAACCAATACCGATAGGGCCAGGACCATGGGGTGGCGATGGAGGCAAGCCATGGGATGATGGTGTCTACACAGGCGTCAAACAAATCTACATCATGAGAAGCGATTTCATCGGCTCTATTCAGATCGAGTACGACAGGAGTGGACAATCCATCTGGTCTACCAAGCATGGAAATGGTGGCCAGATAACACACAGG atcaagctTGACTACCCACACGAGGTCCTGATCTGCATCTACGGCTACTACAACAACTGTGTGGAAGAAGGGCCCAGAGTCTTGAGATCGATCACCCTCGTCAGCAGCCGAGGGAAGTACGGTCCGTTCGGCGACGAGATAGGGGCCTACTTCACCTCTGCCACGACGGAGGGGAAGGTGGTCGGCTTCCATGGCCGGAGCAGCCTGTACCTGGACGCCATTGGGGTGCACATGCAGCACTGGTTGGGAGACGTGAAAACAACTACCGCTTCCAATTCCAAGTACTACATCTCCAGGTATCTCTTCTGA
- the LOC120674442 gene encoding glucose-induced degradation protein 8-A homolog isoform X2 translates to MMDLDPRLYENVSVSDNDVRNIVLSYLMHNCFKETAETFLSSTGLKLPVDYSVNVDKRKAIFNSVLEGNALKAIELTEELAPNLLENDMDLHFDLLSLHFIELVRSRKCTEALEFGQKKLTSFGKVPKYVEKLEDFMALLAYEEPEKSPMFHLLSPEYRQNVADSLNRAVLAHANLPAYSSLERVVQQATVVRQYLQQEVGKAFLSK, encoded by the exons ATGATGGACCTCGATCCTCGGCTCTACGAGAACGTC TCTGTCAGTGACAATGATGTCCGAAACATAGTGCTATCTTATCTTATGCACAACTGTTTCAAAGAGACGGCAGAGACATTCCTATCCAGCACTGGGCTGAAGTTACCTGTTGACTATAGTGTGAATGTGGATAAGCGTAAAG CTATTTTTAATTCTGTGCTAGAAGGGAATGCCCTGAAGGCCATAGAACTGACAGAAGAATTGGCACCTAACTTGCTGGAGAATGATATGGATCTGCACTTTGATCTTTTGAGTCTTCACTTCATTGAGCTAGTTCGTTCAAGAAAATG CACAGAAGCTCTTGAGTTTGGCCAGAAAAAATTGACGTCGTTTGGAAAGGTTCCCAAGTATGTTGAGAAACTAGAG GATTTTATGGCCCTCCTGGCTTATGAAGAGCCTGAGAAGTCACCCATGTTTCATCTACTAAGCCCAGAGTACAGGCAGAATGTTGCAGATAGCTTGAATCGGGCTGTCCTTG CACATGCTAATCTTCCAGCATATTCATCACTGGAGAGAGTAGTACAGCAAGCAACTGTGGTTAGACAATACCTACAGCAGGAAGTTGGCAAG GCCTTTCTGAGCAAGTAA
- the LOC120674442 gene encoding glucose-induced degradation protein 8-B homolog isoform X1, protein MMDLDPRLYENVSVSDNDVRNIVLSYLMHNCFKETAETFLSSTGLKLPVDYSVNVDKRKAIFNSVLEGNALKAIELTEELAPNLLENDMDLHFDLLSLHFIELVRSRKCTEALEFGQKKLTSFGKVPKYVEKLEDFMALLAYEEPEKSPMFHLLSPEYRQNVADSLNRAVLAHANLPAYSSLERVVQQATVVRQYLQQEVGKDSYPPFSLKAFLSK, encoded by the exons ATGATGGACCTCGATCCTCGGCTCTACGAGAACGTC TCTGTCAGTGACAATGATGTCCGAAACATAGTGCTATCTTATCTTATGCACAACTGTTTCAAAGAGACGGCAGAGACATTCCTATCCAGCACTGGGCTGAAGTTACCTGTTGACTATAGTGTGAATGTGGATAAGCGTAAAG CTATTTTTAATTCTGTGCTAGAAGGGAATGCCCTGAAGGCCATAGAACTGACAGAAGAATTGGCACCTAACTTGCTGGAGAATGATATGGATCTGCACTTTGATCTTTTGAGTCTTCACTTCATTGAGCTAGTTCGTTCAAGAAAATG CACAGAAGCTCTTGAGTTTGGCCAGAAAAAATTGACGTCGTTTGGAAAGGTTCCCAAGTATGTTGAGAAACTAGAG GATTTTATGGCCCTCCTGGCTTATGAAGAGCCTGAGAAGTCACCCATGTTTCATCTACTAAGCCCAGAGTACAGGCAGAATGTTGCAGATAGCTTGAATCGGGCTGTCCTTG CACATGCTAATCTTCCAGCATATTCATCACTGGAGAGAGTAGTACAGCAAGCAACTGTGGTTAGACAATACCTACAGCAGGAAGTTGGCAAG GATTCTTACCCGCCATTTTCTTTGAAGGCCTTTCTGAGCAAGTAA